From the Brevibacillus choshinensis genome, one window contains:
- the citZ gene encoding citrate synthase yields MTATRGLEGIVAAESSICSIVDGVLCYGGINIDELAEHATFEEVVYLLWHGALPKRDQLETLKKQLGEAAAVPAEVLEGIRNYPEGIHPMAALRTAVSSLALYDTEAQDMSTEANYRKAIRLMAQTPTLIAAYARLRKGLDPVAPKAEYTIAQNFLYMLKGEVPTETAVKALDVALILHADHELNASTFAARVTVATLTDIYSGIVSAIGTLKGPLHGGANEAVAKMLTEIGSLDKVEGYVRNKLDNKDKIMGFGHRVYKDGDPRAKWLKEMSKALTAQIGRPELYEMSVKIDDMVTGEKGLKPNVDFYSASVYISLGLEIDLFTPIFAISRMSGWTAHIMEQYENNRLIRPRADYTGPVNQHYVPIDRR; encoded by the coding sequence ATGACAGCAACCCGTGGACTGGAAGGCATTGTTGCAGCTGAATCATCAATCTGTTCGATCGTAGATGGCGTTCTCTGCTACGGCGGGATCAACATCGACGAGCTTGCAGAACATGCGACCTTTGAAGAGGTTGTATACTTACTCTGGCATGGAGCGTTACCGAAGCGTGATCAGCTGGAAACCTTGAAAAAGCAATTGGGCGAGGCAGCCGCTGTACCTGCGGAAGTTCTGGAAGGCATTCGTAACTATCCAGAAGGCATTCACCCAATGGCCGCTTTGCGCACAGCTGTCTCTTCGCTAGCGCTCTACGATACAGAAGCGCAAGACATGTCTACCGAAGCCAACTACCGGAAAGCAATCCGCTTGATGGCTCAAACTCCTACCTTGATCGCAGCTTATGCACGTCTGCGTAAAGGCCTGGATCCAGTAGCTCCAAAAGCTGAGTACACCATCGCTCAAAACTTCCTGTACATGCTGAAAGGCGAAGTGCCTACTGAAACAGCTGTGAAAGCTCTTGACGTAGCATTGATCCTGCATGCAGACCATGAGCTGAATGCATCCACTTTTGCAGCTCGTGTAACCGTTGCCACTCTGACTGATATCTACTCCGGTATCGTCTCCGCAATCGGCACGCTGAAAGGTCCTCTGCACGGAGGAGCAAACGAAGCCGTGGCGAAAATGCTGACTGAAATCGGCAGCCTGGATAAAGTAGAAGGCTATGTTCGCAACAAGCTGGACAACAAAGACAAAATCATGGGCTTCGGACACCGTGTATACAAAGACGGTGACCCACGTGCAAAATGGCTGAAAGAAATGTCCAAAGCACTGACTGCACAAATCGGACGTCCAGAACTGTATGAGATGTCTGTAAAAATCGACGACATGGTAACAGGCGAAAAAGGCCTGAAACCAAACGTTGACTTCTACTCCGCATCTGTTTACATTTCTCTGGGTCTGGAAATTGATCTGTTCACACCGATCTTTGCAATCAGCCGTATGTCCGGTTGGACTGCACACATCATGGAACAGTATGAAAATAACCGCTTGATTCGCCCACGTGCGGATTACACAGGTCCGGTCAATCAACACTATGTACCAATCGACCGACGCTAA
- the icd gene encoding NADP-dependent isocitrate dehydrogenase, protein MFKNLTQPTAGEKIQVDNGQLVVPNNPIIPFIEGDGTGPDIWKASVRVLDAAVEKAYKGEKKIAWFEVFAGEKSFNQYSEWLPEDTLTAVREYLIAIKGPLTTPVGGGIRSINVALRQELDLYACVRPVQYFDGVPSPVKHPELTDMVIFRENTEDIYAGVEWAEGTPEVKKVIDFLQNEMGVKKIRFPETSGIGIKPVSKDGTERLVRAAINYAIDNKRKSVTLVHKGNIMKFTEGAFKSWGYAVAEAEYGDKVFTWAQYDRIKAEGGDADKAQKEAEAAGKIIVKDVIADAFLQQILTRPAEYDVVATLNLNGDYVSDALAAQVGGIGIAPGANINYLTGHAIFEATHGTAPKYAGLDKVNPSSVILSGEMMLRHLGWNEAADLIINSMEKTISAKTVTYDFARLMDGASELKCSEFADALIQNM, encoded by the coding sequence GTGTTTAAAAACCTTACGCAACCAACAGCTGGCGAAAAAATCCAAGTGGATAACGGCCAACTAGTAGTACCAAACAATCCGATCATTCCTTTCATCGAGGGTGACGGTACTGGCCCTGACATCTGGAAAGCTTCTGTTCGTGTTCTGGATGCAGCAGTAGAAAAAGCATACAAAGGCGAAAAGAAAATCGCTTGGTTCGAAGTATTCGCAGGTGAAAAATCCTTCAATCAATACAGTGAATGGCTGCCTGAAGATACCCTCACAGCTGTTCGTGAATACCTGATCGCAATCAAAGGCCCACTGACCACTCCAGTTGGCGGCGGTATCCGCTCCATCAACGTGGCTCTGCGCCAAGAGCTGGATCTGTATGCTTGCGTACGTCCTGTTCAATACTTCGATGGTGTGCCATCCCCTGTAAAACACCCAGAACTGACTGACATGGTCATCTTCCGTGAGAACACAGAAGACATCTACGCTGGCGTAGAGTGGGCTGAAGGTACTCCAGAAGTGAAAAAAGTGATCGACTTCCTGCAAAACGAAATGGGCGTGAAGAAAATCCGCTTCCCAGAAACTTCTGGTATCGGTATCAAGCCTGTTTCCAAAGACGGTACAGAGCGTCTGGTTCGTGCAGCGATTAACTACGCGATCGATAACAAACGCAAATCGGTTACCCTCGTACACAAAGGTAACATCATGAAGTTCACCGAAGGCGCGTTCAAAAGCTGGGGTTATGCAGTGGCTGAAGCAGAATACGGAGACAAAGTATTCACTTGGGCACAATATGACCGCATCAAAGCTGAAGGCGGCGACGCTGACAAAGCACAAAAAGAAGCAGAAGCAGCTGGCAAAATCATCGTAAAAGACGTGATTGCTGACGCGTTCCTGCAACAAATCCTGACTCGTCCAGCTGAGTACGATGTAGTAGCTACCCTCAACCTGAACGGTGACTACGTATCTGACGCTCTGGCTGCTCAAGTAGGCGGTATCGGTATCGCTCCAGGTGCAAACATCAACTACCTGACAGGACATGCGATCTTCGAAGCAACGCATGGTACTGCTCCTAAATACGCTGGACTGGACAAAGTAAACCCATCCTCCGTAATCTTGTCCGGAGAAATGATGCTCCGTCACCTGGGTTGGAACGAAGCAGCTGACCTGATCATCAACTCCATGGAAAAAACCATCTCCGCGAAAACCGTAACCTACGATTTCGCTCGTCTGATGGATGGCGCATCTGAGCTGAAATGCTCCGAATTCGCTGACGCACTGATTCAAAACATGTAA
- the mdh gene encoding malate dehydrogenase: MANQRKKIAVIGSGFTGATTAFILGQKELGDVVLVDIPQLENPTKGKALDMMESAPVLGFDANITGTADYADIKDADLVIITAGIARKPGMSRDDLVNTNAGIMKSVAEQVKTHAPNSIVIVLSNPVDAMTYTFFTTSGFPKERVIGQSGVLDTARFRTFVAMELNVSVEDVTGFVLGGHGDDMVPLVRYSYAGGIPLETLIPKDRLDAIVQRTRTGGGEIVNLLGNGSAYYAPAASLVQMAEAILKDKKRILPSIALLQGEYGYNDLYLGVPTLLGANGIEKIFELELTAEEKVALDKSADSVRNVMAVLK, from the coding sequence ATGGCAAACCAACGCAAAAAAATTGCAGTGATCGGTAGCGGCTTCACAGGCGCAACTACTGCGTTCATCCTGGGACAAAAAGAACTGGGTGACGTTGTACTGGTTGACATTCCACAATTGGAAAACCCAACCAAGGGTAAAGCTCTCGATATGATGGAATCCGCTCCGGTACTTGGCTTCGATGCCAACATCACTGGTACGGCTGACTATGCTGACATCAAAGATGCTGACCTGGTAATCATCACTGCAGGGATTGCTCGTAAGCCTGGGATGTCCCGTGATGACCTCGTTAACACTAACGCGGGCATCATGAAATCGGTAGCAGAGCAAGTAAAAACACATGCTCCTAACTCTATTGTTATTGTTCTGTCCAACCCGGTTGACGCGATGACTTACACTTTCTTCACCACTTCCGGCTTCCCGAAAGAACGCGTAATCGGTCAATCCGGCGTTCTCGATACAGCTCGTTTCCGTACCTTCGTGGCAATGGAACTGAATGTATCCGTAGAAGACGTAACTGGTTTCGTATTGGGTGGTCATGGTGATGACATGGTTCCATTGGTCCGCTACTCCTATGCTGGCGGTATCCCGCTGGAAACTTTGATTCCAAAAGATCGTCTGGATGCGATCGTACAACGCACCCGTACAGGTGGCGGCGAAATCGTTAACCTGCTGGGTAACGGTTCTGCTTACTACGCTCCAGCTGCTTCTTTGGTTCAAATGGCGGAAGCAATCTTGAAAGACAAAAAACGCATTTTGCCTTCCATCGCTCTGTTGCAAGGCGAATATGGGTATAACGATCTGTACCTGGGCGTACCTACTCTGTTGGGTGCAAACGGTATTGAGAAAATCTTCGAGCTGGAACTGACTGCAGAAGAAAAAGTAGCTCTCGACAAGTCTGCTGATTCCGTACGCAACGTAATGGCAGTTCTGAAATAA
- a CDS encoding enoyl-CoA hydratase/isomerase family protein — protein MRVHIKRVPDGKITLQETSKVAIITINRPAARNALTANMWLELARIGRLAGSSSKAKVILLRGTPGQFTAGADIKEFCEMTIEEAEQAFLQMEEAISVFESVPMPVIAAVDGPAMGAGFILSLACDMRIGTLNTRMGIPVGKLGITVGPSFMRRIIRLIGPSRATELVYTGKLIEAEEAMRLGLLNQLITSEELDKAALKLAGIVMEQSGATLRAVKRAAQHCEWKQEEPWSFVDPVDFPEGCLAFAQKRKPKFSTRV, from the coding sequence GTGAGAGTCCACATCAAACGAGTGCCTGATGGAAAAATTACCCTGCAGGAAACGTCAAAGGTCGCGATCATCACGATTAATCGGCCAGCAGCTCGCAATGCGCTGACGGCGAACATGTGGCTGGAATTAGCGCGAATCGGTCGCCTGGCTGGTAGTTCATCAAAAGCAAAAGTGATCTTGTTGCGTGGGACTCCCGGACAATTTACCGCTGGAGCGGATATCAAGGAATTTTGTGAGATGACGATTGAGGAAGCGGAGCAAGCGTTTCTCCAGATGGAAGAGGCGATATCCGTTTTTGAAAGTGTCCCGATGCCAGTCATAGCTGCAGTGGATGGTCCGGCAATGGGGGCAGGATTTATTCTTTCCTTGGCATGTGACATGCGGATCGGGACGTTGAATACGCGGATGGGAATTCCCGTAGGAAAGCTGGGGATAACGGTAGGTCCTTCCTTCATGCGAAGAATCATCCGTTTGATTGGGCCGAGCAGAGCGACAGAGCTCGTCTACACCGGCAAGTTGATCGAAGCCGAAGAGGCCATGCGACTAGGGCTACTCAACCAGCTGATTACTTCCGAGGAGCTGGATAAAGCGGCATTGAAGCTGGCAGGGATCGTCATGGAACAGTCTGGTGCGACTTTGCGAGCGGTAAAACGTGCCGCGCAGCATTGTGAGTGGAAACAAGAAGAGCCGTGGAGCTTCGTCGATCCTGTCGATTTTCCAGAAGGCTGTCTCGCATTTGCCCAAAAGCGAAAACCGAAATTTTCAACTAGGGTATAA
- a CDS encoding response regulator transcription factor has product MIKVLVVDDEASIVKLLQFNLEKSGFQVVTAFDGKQALEVVKSEQPDFIILDLMLPKMDGMDVCKTLRQERVNTPILMLTAKDDELDKILGLELGADDYLTKPFSPREVIARVKAILRRIQATPEVSVTQEDIVLQFGDIRIYPEKYEVFRKDAKVELTPKEFELLHYLASHHGRVLTRDQLLNAVWNYDFIGDSRIVDVHVSHLREKLEDDTKNPRYIKTVRGLGYKLEG; this is encoded by the coding sequence ATGATAAAAGTATTGGTAGTGGATGACGAAGCTTCGATCGTAAAGCTGCTTCAGTTTAATTTGGAGAAATCAGGATTTCAGGTAGTGACCGCGTTCGACGGAAAACAGGCATTGGAAGTGGTGAAAAGCGAGCAACCTGATTTCATTATTCTCGATTTGATGTTGCCCAAGATGGATGGGATGGATGTGTGCAAGACATTGCGTCAGGAGCGAGTGAATACGCCTATTCTGATGCTGACGGCAAAAGACGATGAGCTCGACAAGATTTTAGGTCTGGAGCTGGGCGCCGATGATTATTTGACAAAGCCATTTAGTCCTCGTGAGGTTATCGCCCGCGTCAAAGCCATCCTACGACGCATTCAGGCGACTCCGGAAGTATCCGTTACTCAGGAAGATATCGTACTGCAGTTTGGGGATATCCGCATCTATCCGGAAAAATATGAAGTGTTCCGCAAAGACGCAAAAGTCGAGTTAACTCCAAAGGAATTCGAACTGCTGCATTATCTGGCCAGTCATCATGGACGCGTCTTGACGCGCGATCAGCTGCTCAATGCCGTCTGGAACTACGACTTTATCGGAGACTCTCGTATCGTGGATGTTCACGTCAGCCACTTGAGAGAAAAACTGGAGGATGACACGAAGAACCCTCGCTATATTAAAACCGTTCGTGGGTTGGGTTACAAACTGGAAGGATAA
- the pnpS gene encoding two-component system histidine kinase PnpS, whose protein sequence is MTRFRIKLTLTILGLISLVLLLMGMYFAKVLENSYLQSLHELLSRESKLISQAIRFPDVFSDRAVLEERVLQVAPTDEVRLTVIDRDGVVLYDNSTQVKEMENHHDRPEFLAALHGDTGISRRYSETLGHDMMYVAVPVMQGTEIVGAVRSAMSMKDITDTIHNMWYSLLTGLLVTLVVGSIVVSRISFSIIRPIEEITRVARNITQRQYESRVRIKAKDEIGQLAGAINFMASSLEQQMYEISENQQRLSGVLTNMTSGVIFISEQRRIMLVNPAVEKLLGTPGHEVVGKLHIEAGKSFGLSQYIDRCLDKSEKFREEVHIYYPQERVLDVNFAPYINFKGEARGVVVVLHDITDIRRLEKMRSDFVANVSHELRTPITSIKGFTETLLEGAMQDEETCRNFLQIISDESERLYRMIRDILDLSKIEQKRIPLHMHQVHLQELISSAVAIMNDQANRKQLTITLPNQTPDIWLMTDKDCLQQIVLNLLSNAVAYTSDGGTITIHTEKETQQVKIQVIDTGIGIPEKDIPRIFERFYRVDKARSRDSGGTGLGLAIVKHLVENLHGHITVESKEGKGTTFTVTIPLV, encoded by the coding sequence TTGACTCGCTTTCGAATCAAACTCACCTTGACCATACTTGGATTGATTTCACTGGTCCTGCTGCTGATGGGGATGTACTTTGCCAAGGTGCTCGAGAATTCCTACCTGCAGTCCTTACATGAGCTTTTGTCACGAGAGTCCAAGCTCATCTCGCAGGCGATCCGTTTCCCAGATGTTTTTTCGGACAGGGCGGTGCTGGAAGAGCGAGTACTGCAGGTAGCTCCTACGGATGAAGTGAGACTGACAGTCATCGACCGTGATGGCGTCGTTTTATATGACAATAGCACCCAAGTGAAAGAAATGGAAAATCATCACGACAGGCCGGAGTTCCTCGCGGCATTACATGGAGATACAGGCATCTCACGTCGCTATAGTGAGACGCTGGGACACGATATGATGTACGTGGCAGTACCCGTGATGCAAGGAACCGAGATCGTGGGAGCAGTCCGCTCTGCCATGTCTATGAAAGACATTACGGATACGATTCACAACATGTGGTACAGCTTGCTCACTGGTCTCTTGGTCACACTGGTAGTAGGATCGATCGTCGTTTCCCGCATTTCTTTTTCCATTATTCGACCGATCGAAGAAATTACTCGCGTCGCCCGCAATATCACACAACGCCAGTATGAGAGCCGTGTACGCATCAAGGCAAAGGATGAAATAGGCCAGCTGGCAGGTGCCATCAACTTTATGGCCTCTAGTCTGGAGCAGCAAATGTACGAGATTTCGGAGAATCAACAGCGCCTCTCCGGGGTATTGACCAATATGACGAGCGGCGTGATCTTCATCTCTGAGCAACGGCGGATCATGCTGGTCAATCCAGCGGTGGAAAAGCTGTTGGGGACGCCTGGACATGAGGTCGTAGGCAAGCTTCATATTGAAGCAGGCAAAAGCTTTGGTTTGAGCCAGTACATCGACCGTTGTCTGGACAAAAGTGAAAAGTTCCGTGAAGAAGTACACATTTACTATCCACAAGAGCGTGTGTTGGATGTGAACTTTGCCCCTTATATCAACTTTAAAGGGGAGGCGCGTGGTGTCGTCGTGGTGCTGCATGACATCACTGATATTCGTCGTCTGGAAAAGATGCGCAGTGACTTTGTAGCAAACGTTTCTCATGAGCTGCGTACACCGATTACATCAATCAAGGGCTTTACCGAGACCTTGCTGGAAGGCGCTATGCAGGATGAGGAGACGTGTCGCAATTTCCTGCAGATCATTTCGGATGAAAGTGAACGGCTCTACCGAATGATTCGGGACATTCTGGACCTCTCCAAGATCGAGCAAAAACGCATCCCGCTGCACATGCACCAGGTGCATCTGCAAGAGCTGATCTCGTCGGCTGTCGCAATCATGAACGATCAGGCAAATCGTAAGCAATTGACTATTACACTGCCGAACCAGACGCCAGACATCTGGCTTATGACAGATAAAGACTGCCTGCAGCAGATCGTACTCAATCTGTTATCCAATGCAGTAGCCTACACCTCAGATGGTGGTACAATTACCATCCATACAGAAAAAGAGACACAGCAAGTCAAAATCCAGGTTATCGATACGGGGATTGGTATCCCTGAAAAAGACATTCCGCGTATTTTTGAGCGGTTTTATCGAGTGGACAAAGCACGTAGTCGTGATTCCGGGGGGACTGGGCTGGGGCTTGCGATCGTCAAGCATCTTGTGGAAAACTTGCATGGACACATCACAGTGGAGAGTAAAGAAGGGAAAGGCACGACCTTTACAGTTACGATTCCGCTCGTCTAA
- the phoU gene encoding phosphate signaling complex protein PhoU has translation MTRYAFEEQQDVLHRKLMTMGTLVEEAIHKSIKSLVERDVQLAEQVIGNDHVINELEHEIQSECFRLIALQQPVGSDLRRLGTMLKLVTDLERMGDHAVSISKTTRRLMAEPYVKPLIDIPLMADHVKAMVRDCLNAYIARNKEAAEEIAARDDIVDKLFSTIFRDLIEVMTKNSTAISQGTHLLLVAQYLERIADHVTNICEWIIYMSTGKMTDLNK, from the coding sequence ATGACGCGGTACGCCTTTGAGGAACAGCAGGACGTCCTGCATCGCAAACTGATGACGATGGGCACGCTGGTAGAAGAAGCGATCCACAAATCCATCAAAAGCCTGGTCGAACGGGATGTACAGTTGGCCGAACAAGTCATTGGCAACGATCACGTAATTAACGAGCTAGAGCACGAGATTCAGAGTGAGTGCTTTCGCCTGATCGCATTGCAGCAGCCGGTAGGAAGCGATCTGCGTCGTTTGGGGACGATGCTCAAGCTGGTAACGGATCTGGAGCGCATGGGGGATCATGCGGTGTCCATTTCCAAGACAACTCGCCGATTGATGGCAGAGCCGTATGTCAAACCGCTGATCGACATTCCACTCATGGCCGATCACGTAAAAGCGATGGTACGCGATTGCTTGAATGCGTATATTGCGAGGAATAAAGAAGCGGCAGAAGAAATTGCAGCTCGCGATGACATTGTCGACAAGCTGTTTTCGACCATTTTCCGCGACTTGATCGAAGTCATGACCAAAAACAGTACGGCGATTTCACAAGGAACGCATTTGCTCTTGGTGGCACAATACTTGGAGCGCATTGCGGACCATGTGACGAATATTTGCGAGTGGATCATTTACATGTCGACAGGAAAGATGACTGATCTAAACAAATAA
- a CDS encoding PRK06851 family protein, translated as MTRRERHIYAAGNTARGYKTFFESVLEGMERIYYLTGVVEGITSPLIETIGTEMGRKTDRVEWIHSPFENGQYDGVIFPEWKVAIMDSSYPRMTRPFAPGVTEIHVNLQTSLNVDQLSPYAAQISGWFEGIERKSQEAYEAFGEALRIHDEWEAPYIENLDRDKANLVTDELLGLLFSDEPLSKPANVRRMYLGAATPLGPVDHIMKLTDHLDKRYFIKGRPGSGKSTMLKKLVNEAVKQGMDVEVYHCGLDPHSLDMVILPEKSVALFDSTAPHEYFPSKPSDEVVDMYERAITPGTDEKYEEELLDIKVRYTQKIKEATACLAVAKELRDQLNNVYVEATDQQRLKAVVQAIIGRLSRM; from the coding sequence ATGACCAGAAGAGAGCGACATATTTATGCGGCTGGTAATACCGCGCGAGGGTATAAGACATTTTTTGAGTCCGTCCTAGAAGGAATGGAGCGAATTTACTATTTGACGGGCGTCGTGGAAGGGATTACGTCCCCACTCATTGAGACGATCGGCACCGAGATGGGCAGAAAAACAGATCGAGTAGAATGGATTCATTCCCCGTTTGAAAATGGCCAGTACGATGGCGTGATTTTCCCGGAATGGAAAGTAGCGATTATGGACAGCAGTTATCCGCGGATGACGAGACCCTTCGCTCCAGGCGTGACTGAGATCCACGTGAATTTGCAGACCTCATTAAATGTTGACCAGCTGTCTCCTTACGCGGCACAGATCTCCGGGTGGTTTGAGGGGATTGAACGAAAAAGTCAGGAGGCGTATGAGGCTTTTGGTGAAGCGTTACGCATCCATGACGAATGGGAAGCACCTTATATTGAAAATCTTGATCGCGACAAAGCAAATCTCGTGACGGATGAACTCCTCGGCCTGCTCTTTTCTGATGAACCTCTGTCAAAGCCAGCGAACGTCAGAAGGATGTACTTGGGTGCGGCTACACCACTCGGGCCCGTCGATCACATTATGAAGCTGACCGATCATTTGGATAAACGGTATTTTATCAAAGGGCGACCAGGATCTGGCAAGTCAACCATGCTCAAAAAACTGGTGAACGAAGCGGTTAAGCAGGGGATGGACGTCGAAGTGTACCACTGTGGGTTGGATCCGCACAGTCTGGACATGGTGATTTTACCAGAAAAGAGCGTTGCACTCTTTGACAGCACGGCCCCTCATGAATACTTTCCAAGTAAACCCTCTGATGAGGTTGTCGATATGTATGAACGTGCGATTACTCCGGGTACAGATGAAAAATATGAGGAAGAGCTCCTAGACATCAAAGTGAGGTATACCCAAAAGATAAAGGAAGCGACTGCATGCCTCGCTGTGGCCAAGGAGTTGCGTGATCAACTGAATAACGTCTACGTGGAAGCAACTGACCAGCAACGCCTGAAAGCAGTCGTGCAGGCCATCATAGGCCGACTGTCTCGCATGTGA
- a CDS encoding VanW family protein — protein MGYAWTLALLLLANPLDPIHFLQVEMEGDTVAMLDRSDYTVPFEGVPVVDENHLRMTLERLGEKVYIEPINATINDNGAVVPDKKGRRLNETDFLQQFYEYYYGSGSGTLKANFQEVYPKVDMALMTQVRKKMIGQYTTYFNSGNRNRSHNIALASAAINNTVVLPGEIFSFNKVVGKRTKAKGYLQAPVIVRGELSEGIGGGICQVSSTLFNAVDKAGLQIVQRYSHSRHVAYVRPGRDATVSWYGPDFVFQNKYAYPILIRAKSYSGNMYVSVHSFPEIEYEPRNVPSVSRRTPEEAPAVPPENPPTAPE, from the coding sequence ATGGGGTATGCTTGGACTCTGGCTCTATTGCTGCTGGCCAATCCCCTGGATCCCATTCATTTTTTACAAGTGGAAATGGAAGGGGATACGGTCGCGATGCTGGATCGATCCGATTACACCGTACCGTTCGAAGGGGTTCCCGTCGTCGATGAAAATCATTTGAGGATGACGTTAGAGCGCTTGGGGGAAAAAGTGTACATCGAACCGATAAACGCAACGATCAATGACAACGGTGCAGTCGTTCCAGACAAAAAGGGACGGAGACTCAACGAAACAGACTTTCTTCAGCAATTCTATGAGTACTATTACGGGAGTGGCTCAGGGACGCTGAAAGCTAATTTTCAAGAGGTTTATCCAAAGGTAGATATGGCTTTGATGACGCAGGTGCGAAAGAAGATGATCGGTCAGTATACGACCTATTTCAATTCAGGAAACCGAAATCGCTCTCATAACATCGCATTGGCGTCTGCGGCCATTAACAATACAGTTGTATTGCCAGGAGAGATATTCTCCTTCAACAAGGTGGTAGGGAAGCGGACAAAGGCGAAGGGCTATTTGCAGGCACCTGTCATCGTCAGGGGAGAACTATCGGAGGGGATCGGCGGAGGAATCTGTCAGGTTTCCTCCACGTTATTCAATGCAGTGGACAAGGCAGGTCTGCAAATCGTCCAACGATACTCACACAGCAGACACGTTGCATACGTCCGTCCTGGACGAGATGCGACTGTCAGCTGGTACGGACCGGATTTTGTCTTTCAAAACAAATACGCCTATCCGATTCTGATCAGGGCGAAATCCTATAGTGGAAATATGTATGTATCGGTCCATTCATTCCCTGAGATTGAGTACGAGCCACGAAATGTTCCGAGTGTGAGCCGCAGAACAC